A window of Pirellula sp. SH-Sr6A contains these coding sequences:
- a CDS encoding glutamine--tRNA ligase/YqeY domain fusion protein has translation MLHNGEQEREPLDFLPTERNTAVNDQTPNETSKNFIEIEIEKDFATKPALAGKQVATRFPPEPNGYLHIGHAKSICLNFGLARTYGGTCNLRFDDTNPTKENDEYVQSIMEDVRWLGFQWDALYYASDYFEQLYQWAVQLIRDGKAFVCDLQSEQMREYRGTLTEPGKNSPYRDRSIEENIDLFQRMKAGEFPDGARTLRAKIDMAAHNLNLRDPVMYRIMHAHHHRTGDKWCIYPMYDWAHGQSDSIEGITHSICTLEFENHRPLYDWFCQSLGIYHPRQMEFARMNLSYTVMSKRKLLQLVTEKHVEGWDDPRMPTISGLRRRGYTPESLHLFCERIGVARFNSTIDVIVLESSVRDHLNSIASRYMAILDPIKVVITNYPDSTEFLDAVNNPEDESAGSRQLPFSKELYIEREDFMETPPSKFFRLKPGGEVRLRYAYIIRCDEVVKDEAGNIVELRCTYDPETKSGSATASERKVKGTIHWVSANHAASVTVRLYDRLFLNENPEDVPAGKTFLDNINPDSVRSVQAFVEPELAAQAPGTRVQFERNGYYCVDTKDSQPGHPVFNRIVTLKDTWAKIAAKK, from the coding sequence ATGCTGCATAATGGCGAGCAGGAACGGGAGCCTCTCGATTTCTTGCCAACCGAAAGAAACACCGCTGTGAACGATCAGACTCCGAACGAAACCAGTAAGAACTTCATCGAGATTGAGATCGAAAAGGACTTCGCGACGAAACCTGCTTTGGCAGGTAAACAAGTCGCCACGCGGTTCCCTCCCGAACCAAACGGCTATTTGCACATCGGTCACGCAAAGAGCATCTGCCTGAACTTCGGTCTTGCCCGCACCTATGGGGGGACTTGCAACCTCCGCTTCGACGACACAAACCCAACCAAAGAGAATGACGAATACGTCCAGTCCATCATGGAGGACGTCCGATGGTTGGGATTCCAATGGGATGCCTTGTACTACGCCTCAGATTACTTCGAGCAACTCTACCAATGGGCGGTGCAGTTGATCCGTGACGGAAAAGCGTTTGTCTGCGATCTTCAAAGCGAGCAGATGCGCGAATATCGAGGGACATTGACGGAGCCTGGCAAAAACAGCCCGTACCGCGATCGATCCATCGAAGAAAACATCGATCTGTTCCAACGGATGAAAGCGGGTGAGTTTCCCGATGGCGCTCGTACCTTGCGGGCCAAGATCGATATGGCGGCGCACAATCTGAACTTGCGCGACCCAGTCATGTACCGCATCATGCACGCCCACCACCACCGGACCGGTGACAAGTGGTGCATTTACCCCATGTACGATTGGGCCCACGGCCAAAGCGATTCGATCGAAGGGATCACCCACTCGATCTGCACTCTCGAATTCGAAAACCATCGCCCCCTCTACGACTGGTTCTGCCAGTCGCTCGGCATCTATCATCCGCGCCAAATGGAATTCGCGCGGATGAACCTGTCGTACACCGTCATGAGCAAACGCAAATTGCTGCAACTGGTGACTGAAAAACATGTCGAAGGATGGGATGATCCTCGCATGCCGACGATCAGCGGTTTGCGACGCCGTGGCTACACCCCGGAAAGCCTCCATCTCTTCTGCGAACGAATCGGCGTGGCCCGCTTCAATAGCACCATCGATGTGATCGTGCTCGAGAGCAGCGTTCGAGACCATTTGAACTCCATCGCTAGTCGGTACATGGCAATTCTGGATCCGATCAAAGTCGTGATCACCAATTACCCCGACTCGACCGAGTTCTTGGACGCGGTCAATAATCCAGAAGACGAAAGCGCTGGCTCGCGACAACTCCCTTTCTCGAAAGAGCTGTACATCGAGCGTGAGGACTTCATGGAAACCCCACCGTCGAAGTTCTTCCGACTCAAACCGGGTGGAGAGGTTCGATTGCGTTACGCCTATATCATCCGCTGCGATGAAGTCGTCAAAGACGAAGCGGGGAACATCGTGGAGCTTCGGTGCACCTACGATCCAGAAACCAAAAGCGGATCGGCGACCGCGAGCGAACGCAAGGTCAAGGGAACGATCCACTGGGTCTCTGCCAACCATGCGGCCTCGGTCACCGTTCGGCTCTACGACCGGCTCTTCCTCAACGAAAACCCGGAGGATGTTCCCGCTGGAAAAACTTTCTTGGACAATATCAACCCCGATAGCGTGCGATCGGTCCAAGCCTTCGTGGAACCCGAACTCGCCGCGCAGGCCCCCGGCACACGCGTTCAGTTCGAACGAAACGGTTACTACTGCGTCGATACAAAGGACTCCCAGCCAGGACATCCCGTCTTCAATCGCATCGTGACCCTCAAAGATACTTGGGCCAAGATCGCGGCGAAAAAGTAA
- a CDS encoding PVC-type heme-binding CxxCH protein, producing the protein MASLPLRAACCVVVFFCGATVCLAQTDSFPEVYNSERDRDALPMSADAAADRMKLPAGFRATVFASEPDVQNPIGMTWDTKGRLWVAENYTYSERGVRFDLSLRDRVLIFQDLDGDGRAESRRVFVDNVQMLTSVEVGRGGVWLMCPPQLLFVPDAEEDGVADGPAQVVLDGFEVAQDNYHNFANGLKWGPDGWLYGRCGHSCPGKIGRPGTLPTHRVPIDGGIWRYSPETMVFEGLCHGTTNPWGHDWDANGELFFINTVIGHLWHLMPGSHLKESFGESMNSRVYERLDMIADHYHFDTGTSWSDSRDGKANDLGGGHAHIGAAICLDSRWPDAYRHKLFTLNMHGRRANVERLERSGAGFVGRHEPDFLVAADSFFRGLDLQFGPDGGLYVIDWSDTGECHDSTGVHRTSGRIFRIAMESEDSKDLVRGDVSVLSSLSKPACAAGDGFLQRLWRSYRAGELSQADMLACLEHPDESVRVWGIRLLTDRWPLDTILGPKPDAVYPEDVNTVLPKLLGLSKDSSGLVMSTLASTLQRLPVDRRIELASRLAARDEFADDRDLPGLVWFGLVPVADHSPDALLSLVFETRWRKLQRWVIRSIAEGVEDHPQHVEQLCAMAISRESADKEVLLQGWNDAFRGMRKVTAPSSWDKLVASDRDGKFVKEFRELSVIFGSGKALDELRSIVLDGKAEMKMRQQALASIIEADGFADRSGMLELCEKVLDTRILNGTALAGFAKLDDEELGVRLARKLKRFQPEDRSKVIEVLVSRKSYAKALLQVMEDKSGPVSTSDLQPFQARQILALEDESLTKQLERVWGGLRETDQERAKWISDFRTRWKNTKQDEADLSQGRALFEQQCSQCHKLYGVGAAVGPDLTGAQRMSLDYLLENIVEPSAVVGKDYRMTLIRTVDGRTVSGLVVRRNQQSVVMQTPTSLETIALSEIDEEKLTSLSPMPDGILQNLPWEKQRDLLSYLMHPTQVPAPKNER; encoded by the coding sequence GCGACGCGCTTCCGATGAGCGCGGACGCTGCGGCGGACAGAATGAAGCTTCCCGCTGGTTTTCGCGCGACGGTCTTCGCATCCGAACCCGACGTGCAGAATCCCATCGGGATGACTTGGGATACCAAGGGAAGACTTTGGGTGGCAGAGAACTACACCTATTCCGAGCGGGGCGTGCGGTTCGACCTATCGCTCCGCGATCGGGTCCTTATTTTTCAGGACTTGGACGGGGATGGGCGAGCTGAAAGCCGGCGGGTGTTCGTCGATAACGTCCAAATGCTCACCAGCGTGGAAGTGGGACGCGGTGGCGTTTGGTTGATGTGTCCACCACAACTCCTTTTCGTGCCCGATGCCGAGGAGGATGGAGTCGCAGATGGACCCGCTCAAGTTGTTTTGGACGGCTTTGAGGTAGCGCAAGACAACTACCATAACTTTGCCAACGGACTCAAGTGGGGGCCTGACGGATGGCTTTACGGTCGGTGTGGCCACTCCTGCCCGGGCAAAATCGGTCGACCTGGGACTCTCCCGACGCACCGTGTTCCCATCGATGGGGGGATCTGGCGGTACTCCCCGGAAACCATGGTTTTCGAAGGCCTCTGCCATGGTACTACGAATCCATGGGGGCACGATTGGGACGCGAATGGCGAACTCTTTTTCATCAACACCGTGATCGGCCACCTGTGGCATCTGATGCCCGGCTCCCATCTGAAGGAGTCGTTTGGCGAAAGCATGAATTCTCGCGTCTACGAACGCTTGGACATGATCGCTGATCACTACCACTTTGATACAGGGACATCTTGGTCGGATAGTCGTGACGGCAAAGCGAACGACCTCGGAGGAGGGCATGCTCACATCGGTGCAGCAATTTGTTTGGATTCTCGATGGCCTGATGCATACCGGCACAAGCTCTTTACGCTCAACATGCATGGACGTCGGGCGAACGTCGAGCGATTGGAGCGTTCGGGGGCGGGATTCGTCGGACGGCATGAGCCTGATTTCCTAGTCGCCGCGGACTCATTCTTCCGCGGTCTGGATTTGCAGTTCGGCCCGGATGGAGGTCTGTACGTCATCGATTGGAGCGATACCGGGGAGTGCCATGATTCCACGGGCGTTCATCGTACAAGCGGACGGATTTTCCGTATCGCCATGGAATCGGAGGATTCAAAGGACTTGGTTCGAGGGGACGTATCCGTTTTGTCGTCCCTTTCTAAACCAGCATGCGCTGCAGGGGATGGCTTTCTGCAAAGGTTGTGGCGGTCCTATCGAGCGGGAGAGTTATCGCAAGCAGACATGTTGGCTTGCTTAGAGCACCCCGATGAAAGCGTTCGCGTGTGGGGGATTCGACTTCTGACCGATCGATGGCCCCTCGATACAATCCTGGGCCCCAAACCCGATGCGGTCTATCCCGAAGACGTGAACACGGTTCTACCCAAGTTATTGGGTTTGTCGAAGGATTCCTCCGGACTCGTAATGTCGACCTTGGCATCTACTCTGCAACGCTTGCCCGTCGACCGCCGCATCGAACTGGCATCGCGTCTGGCCGCTCGGGATGAGTTTGCCGACGATCGAGATTTGCCCGGTTTGGTCTGGTTCGGACTGGTTCCAGTTGCGGATCATTCTCCCGACGCACTCCTTTCGCTCGTTTTTGAAACGCGATGGCGCAAGCTGCAACGGTGGGTGATCCGCAGTATCGCCGAGGGAGTCGAGGACCATCCCCAACATGTCGAGCAACTTTGTGCCATGGCCATTTCCCGTGAGTCTGCCGACAAAGAAGTGCTGCTCCAAGGGTGGAACGACGCCTTTCGTGGGATGAGAAAGGTGACTGCCCCTTCGAGTTGGGACAAACTGGTGGCAAGCGACAGAGATGGAAAGTTTGTCAAAGAGTTCCGCGAGCTGAGCGTTATTTTCGGTAGTGGAAAGGCCCTGGACGAACTTCGCAGCATTGTCTTGGACGGCAAAGCGGAGATGAAGATGCGGCAGCAAGCTCTCGCATCGATCATCGAGGCGGACGGATTCGCGGATAGATCGGGAATGTTAGAGCTCTGTGAAAAAGTACTCGACACCCGTATTCTCAACGGCACGGCATTAGCCGGGTTCGCCAAACTCGACGACGAAGAGCTCGGAGTTCGATTGGCTCGCAAGCTCAAGCGATTTCAACCCGAAGATCGGAGCAAAGTGATCGAAGTCCTTGTATCGCGAAAGAGCTATGCAAAGGCCCTTCTGCAAGTGATGGAAGACAAGAGCGGCCCAGTGTCGACCTCGGACCTGCAGCCTTTTCAAGCTAGACAGATTCTCGCTCTCGAGGATGAATCGCTGACGAAGCAGTTGGAACGGGTCTGGGGCGGCCTTCGGGAGACCGATCAAGAGAGGGCGAAATGGATCTCGGATTTCCGCACTCGGTGGAAGAATACAAAACAGGATGAAGCCGATTTGTCCCAAGGTCGAGCTTTGTTCGAGCAGCAATGCTCGCAATGTCACAAACTTTACGGCGTCGGTGCAGCGGTTGGTCCTGATTTGACAGGCGCCCAACGGATGAGTTTGGACTACCTCCTCGAGAACATCGTGGAGCCGAGCGCGGTGGTTGGGAAGGATTATCGGATGACATTGATCCGAACGGTGGATGGCCGAACCGTTAGCGGGCTAGTGGTTCGAAGAAACCAGCAATCGGTGGTAATGCAAACACCTACCTCGCTCGAGACGATCGCTTTGTCGGAGATCGATGAGGAAAAACTAACCTCGCTCTCCCCCATGCCCGATGGCATCTTGCAGAACTTGCCATGGGAGAAGCAACGCGATTTACTGTCGTACCTCATGCACCCCACCCAAGTTCCCGCGCCGAAGAACGAGCGGTGA